A region of the Stieleria neptunia genome:
CCGCCGCCGACCATCCCCAACGCCACGGTCAACCACAGCGACTCGGCGGCGCGGAACCAGAACAACCAGACCACGATGCCGATCGCCGCGACGACGCTCATGCCGGCAAAAAAGGTGCCCTGCCCTGCCCCGACGCCGAACACCGCGCCGATATTGACGGCCGTCTCGATCCCAAAGTACGGCTCCCAGACCCACCAGATGTCACTCTGGGTCGGCAGGCCTCGCCAGCGAAACACCGCGGCTTTGCTCCACAGATCCAGCCCCCCGCCGACCACTGCGATCGAGAGAAACAGGCCAAATCGGCCGACCAGCGACCGGCTGGCGGGTGTCACATCGCCGGAAAGCCCGGTTTCCGAGGGTTCCATGGTCGATTCTGCTTGATTCATCGTCGTTCTGCTGGCCCGGCGGGTGGCCGCCAGCGATCGGTGCGTGGGAGAGGTCGCGTGGGAGTGCGGGGCGCGCCTACACGGTAGAATCGTTTGCCCGGCTTGCCCAGGTCAACCTGCGCGAACCGCCGCCGCAATCCCAGCGGGACGCGTCAGCGACCGCCACGGGTTCACCCCGGCGGGCGACGCGCCACTGGCTGACCAGCTTGTCGAATTAACCGGGATCTGCCGAATCAATGGTGAGCCGCTGGCCGTAAGGCCTCGGGCAGGCGCTGAAATGCCCGGCCGCTTACGCGTCGCGGCTCACTCAATCGACAACCCGCTGACGCCGCGTGCGGAGATGCGTCATCCCTGCCACGCGGCTGCCCCAGGGGTTACATTGTTGCCGTGTCCCCATCGCAGCCGTCTTCCTTTTGAGATCCACGCCTCCATCATGTCCACTCCACTGAAAATTGCCGTCCACGGAGCTGCCGGTCGCATGGGTCGCCGAGTCGTCGCGTTGGCGTCGGAAGACAAAACGCTCCAGCTCGTTGCCGCGATCGAAAATGACCAGCACCCGTTGCTGGGCCAAGACGCTGGTGATCT
Encoded here:
- a CDS encoding signal peptidase II, which translates into the protein MNQAESTMEPSETGLSGDVTPASRSLVGRFGLFLSIAVVGGGLDLWSKAAVFRWRGLPTQSDIWWVWEPYFGIETAVNIGAVFGVGAGQGTFFAGMSVVAAIGIVVWLFWFRAAESLWLTVALGMVGGGIIGNLYDRLGFWWQTGYPDQWRSGVRDWILWRINEQWTWPNFNIADSLLVVGAGMLLYQSFFPGQFAGPAVGDDGQADQQTT